In Solanum stenotomum isolate F172 chromosome 6, ASM1918654v1, whole genome shotgun sequence, one DNA window encodes the following:
- the LOC125866768 gene encoding pleiotropic drug resistance protein 2-like, whose translation MSATISKDELSKSLRMSFGSASVREVFTVPGEDVFQRNGRENDDEDELKWAAMERLSTDDGLRKDVLKQTLDDGKIVHQEIDVTNLRLKDKKKLMESILKIVEEDNERFLLRLRNRIDRVGIDIPKIEVRFEHLSIEGDTYVGSRALPTLWNATINFVEGALEKIKLVPSKKRVVKILRDVSGIVKPSRMTLLLGPPGGGKTTLLKALAAGPDKDLRVAGKINYCGHELSDFIPQRTCAYISQHDLHHGEMTVRETLDFAGRSLGVGTRYELLKELSRREKELGIKPDPEIDAFMKATAVAGQESSLVTDYVLKILGLDTCADVMVGDQMRRGISGGQKKRLTTGEMLVGPAKVFFMDEISTGLDSSTTFQIVKYMRQMVHIMDVTMIISLLQPAPETFELFDDIILLSEGRIVYQGPHENVLEFFESVGFKCPERKGIADFLQEVTSLKDQEQYWFRKKQPYRFITVAEFAEHFSNFHVGRELFDELGVAYDKSKAHPAALVTEKYGISNMELFKACFSREWLLMKRNSFLYMFKTFQIIIMAIIAFTVFSRTEMKVGQIADGNKFCGALFFSLINVMFNGTAELALILFRLPVFFKQRDSLFYPAWAFALPIWLLRIPLSFMESLIWIVLTYYTIGFAPAESRFFRQFLVFFALHQMTLSLFRFIAAIGRTLVVANTIGTFTLLIVFVLGGFIVAKDDLGPWIKWGYYVSPMSYAQNAIAINEFLDKRWSTSNNDTYFSEETVGKVILKSRSMYLDEYMFWICVIALFAFSFLFNFCFILALTYMNPSADSKSVTMDDDKSKKNEHGNRNLKESTEKSSAFTTATFEDIDMDVRNNKKVGKKRGMVLPFQPLSLAFNHVNYYVDMPAEMKAKGIEETCLQLLQNVSGAFRPGVLTALVGVSGAGKTTLMDVLAGRKTGGYTDGSIIISGYPKNQSTFARISGYCEQNDIHSPHVTVYESLIYSAWLRLSPDVKKETRKNFVEGVMELVELNPLMNSLVGLPGVDGLSTEQRKRLTIAVELVANPSIIFMDEPTSGLDARAAAIVMRTVRNTVDTGRTVVCTIHQPSIDIFEAFDELLLMKRGGQVIYAGPLGHHSRLLIEYFQSVPGVPTIKEGYNPATWMLDITTPAVEAQVNVDFTDIYAKSDLYRRNQELIKQLSVPAPGSRDLHFPTKYSQTFISQCKVCFWKQHLSYWRHPQYNATRFFMTATIVIIFGIIFWDKGNKMYKLQDLLNILGAMYAAVVFLGGANTPAVQSVVAVERTVFYRERAAGMYSALPYAFAQVAIETIYVAIQTFIYSLLLYSMIGFHWTAVKFCWFYFFVFMCFVYFTMYGMMLVALTPSYPIAFIVMSFFLSFWNLFSGFLIPRTQIPIWWRWYYWGSPVAWTIYGLVTSQVGDKDDNIEVPGVGEIPLKLFLKEYLGFEYEFLGVVAVAHVAWVVLFCFVFAYGIKFLNFQRR comes from the exons ATGTCAGCTACTATAAGCAAAGATGAATTGTCCAAGTCTTTGAGAATGAGTTTTGGATCAGCAAGTGTTAGGGAAGTTTTTACTGTACCTGGAGAGGATGTTTTCCAAAGAAATGGGAGGGAAAATGATGACGAAGATGAGCTAAAATGGGCTGCAATGGAGAGACTTTCAACAGATGATGGTCTGAGGAAAGATGTTTTGAAGCAAACATTGGATGATGGAAAGATTGTTCATCAAGAAATCGATGTTACCAATCTTCGattgaaagataaaaagaagtTGATGGAAAGTATACTTAAGATTGTTGAAGAAGATAATGAGAGGTTTCTTCTTAGACTAAGAAATAGGATTGATAG GGTTGGGATTGATATTCCAAAAATTGAAGTTCGATTCGAGCATCTTTCCATCGAAGGAGATACATATGTTGGATCTAGAGCACTGCCTACTCTGTGGAATGCTACTATCAACTTTGTAGAG ggagctcttgaaAAAATCAAGCTTGTCCCTTCGAAGAAAAGGGTCGTCAAGATACTTCGTGATGTAAGTGGAATAGTAAAACCATCAAG GATGACACTACTTCTTGGGCCTCCAGGAGGTGGGAAAACTACACTGCTAAAGGCGCTTGCTGCAGGGCCAGACAAGGATCTAAGG GTTGCTGGAAAAATCAATTATTGTGGTCATGAACTGTCGGATTTTATCCCTCAAAGGACTTGTGCTTATATTAGTCAGCATGATCTTCATCATGGAGAGATGACAGTCAGAGAGACGTTGGATTTTGCCGGACGTAGTTTAGGAGTTGGAACAAGATATGAGCTCCTCAAAGAACTGTCAAGGCGCGAAAAGGAATTGGGAATCAAACCAGATCCTGAGATAGATGCATTTATGAAAGCTACAGCAGTTGCAGGCCAAGAATCAAGTCTAGTCACAGACTATGTTCTTAAG ATTCTTGGGCTGGATACCTGTGCTGATGTAATGGTAGGTGATCAGATGAGAAGAGGTATATCGGGTGGACAGAAGAAGCGGCTGACGACAG GAGAAATGTTGGTTGGTCCTGCTAAAGTTTTCTTTATGGATGAAATCTCGACGGGCCTTGACAGTTCTACGACATTTCAAATTGTAAAATACATGAGGCAGATGGTCCATATAATGGATGTGACTATGATAATATCCCTTCTTCAACCTGCACCTGAAACTTTTGAACTTTTCGATGACATTATTTTGCTATCAGAGGGACGCATAGTCTACCAAGGTCCACATGAGAACGTGCTTGAGTTTTTCGAAAGTGTTGGATTCAAATGCCCAGAAAGGAAAGGAATTGCTGACTTTCTCCAAGAGGTTACTTCTCTAAAGGACCAAGAACAGTACTGGTTCAGGAAAAAACAACCTTACAGATTCATTACAGTAGCTGAATTCGCGGAACACTTTAGCAATTTCCATGTTGGACGTGAACTTTTCGATGAACTAGGAGTTGCTTATGACAAAAGTAAAGCCCATCCTGCTGCACTTGTCACAGAAAAGTATGGTATCTCCAACATGGAACTCTTCAAGGCATGTTTTTCAAGGGAATGGCTATTGATGAAGCGGAATTCGTTCTTATACATGTTCAAGACATTCCAGATTATTATCATGGCAATTATAGCCTTTACAGTATTCTCTAGGACAGAAATGAAAGTTGGACAGATAGCAGACGGTAACAAATTTTGCGGGGCATTGTTTTTCAGCCTCATCAATGTAATGTTTAACGGTACTGCAGAACTTGCATTGATCCTTTTCAGACTTCCCGTGTTCTTTAAACAAAGAGATTCTCTATTTTATCCTGCCTGGGCTTTCGCTCTCCCTATTTGGCTTTTAAGAATCCCCCTTTCCTTTATGGAATCATTGATATGGATTGTCCTTACGTATTATACCATCGGTTTTGCTCCTGCTGAAAGTAG GTTTTTCCGCCAATTCTTAGTTTTTTTCGCTCTGCACCAGATGACATTGTCTCTCTTCCGTTTTATTGCTGCAATTGGAAGGACTCTAGTAGTTGCAAACACTATTGGCACTTTCACTCTACTGATAGTCTTTGTGCTTGGTGGTTTCATTGTTGCTAAAG ATGACCTCGGACCATGGATAAAATGGGGCTACTATGTGTCTCCCATGTCATATGCGCAGAATGCAATAGCCATCAACGAGTTTCTGGACAAAAGATGGAGTACT agTAACAATGACACATATTTCTCTGAGGAAACAGTAGGCAAGGTTATTCTTAAGTCGAGGAGCATGTATTTAGACGAGTATATGTTCTGGATATGTGTTATCGCCTTATTTGCCTTCTCATTTCTCTTCAACTTCTGTTTCATCTTGGCACTGACATACATGAACC CATCTGCTGATTCTAAATCTGTTACTATGGATGATGACAAAAGTAAGAAAAACGAGCATGGAAACCGTAATCTCAAAGAATCAACAGAGAAGAGTTCAGCATTCACCACCGCAACATTTGAAG ATATAGATATGGATGTAAGGAATAACAAAAAAGTAGGCAAAAAAAGAGGAATGGTGCTTCCTTTCCAGCCATTGTCACTTGCATTTAACCACGTCAATTACTATGTCGATATGCCAGCA GAAATGAAAGCCAAAGGAATTGAAGAGACTTGTCTCCAATTGTTACAAAATGTCAGTGGCGCGTTCAGGCCTGGAGTTCTTACAGCCTTAGTTGGTGTAAGTGGAGCTGGGAAGACTACTTTGATGGATGTCTTAGCAGGAAGAAAAACCGGTGGCTATACTGACGGAAGTATCATCATTTCTGGTTATCCAAAAAACCAATCAACTTTTGCTCGGATAAGTGGTTATTGTGAACAGAATGACATTCATTCTCCACATGTTACTGTCTATGAGTCATTGATATATTCAGCTTGGTTGCGTCTCTCTCCGGATGTCAAAAAGGAAACTAGGAAG AATTTCGTCGAGGGAGTAATGGAACTAGTTGAGTTGAATCCTCTCATGAACTCTCTAGTTGGCCTACCAGGGGTAGATGGTCTCTCAACTGAACAAAGGAAGCGACTGACGATTGCTGTAGAACTAGTAGCAAATCCATCTATTATTTTCATGGATGAACCTACATCAGGACTTGATGCTAGAGCAGCAGCAATTGTGATGCGAACTGTGAGAAATACAGTAGATACAGGCCGAACTGTCGTGTGCACTATACACCAGCCAAGCATAGATATCTTTGAAGCTTTTGATGAG CTGTTGTTAATGAAAAGAGGAGGACAAGTCATTTATGCAGGGCCTCTTGGGCATCATTCTCGCCTATTGATCGAATATTTTCAG tCTGTTCCGGGGGTTCCTACAATCAAAGAAGGATATAATCCAGCTACTTGGATGTTGGATATCACCACTCCAGCAGTTGAGGCTCAAGTTAATGTGGACTTTACAGATATTTACGCGAAATCTGATCTGTACAG GAGGAATCAAGAACTAATCAAACAATTAAGTGTTCCAGCACCAGGGTCCCGAGACCTTCATTTTCCTACGAAATACTCCCAAACATTTATCAGTCAGTGCAAAGTTTGCTTTTGGAAGCAACACTTGTCCTATTGGAGGCATCCACAATATAATGCCACACGGTTTTTCATGACAGCAACGATAGTAATCATATTCGGAATTATCTTCTGGGATAAAGGGAACAAAAT GTACAAACTACAAGATTTATTAAATATACTTGGAGCTATGTATGCTGCTGTTGTGTTCCTTGGCGGAGCAAATACTCCAGCTGTCCAGTCAGTTGTGGCAGTAGAAAGAACAGTCTTTTATCGAGAAAGAGCAGCAGGGATGTATTCTGCGCTGCCTTATGCATTCGCTCAG GTAGCCATAGAGACTATCTACGTCGCGATCCAAACTTTTATTTACAGCCTCCTGTTATACTCAATGATTGGTTTCCACTGGACAGCTGTTAAATTCTGttggttttatttcttcgtCTTCATGTGCTTCGTCTACTTCACAatgtatggaatgatgcttgtAGCACTCACTCCAAGCTACCCAATTGCTTTCATCGTCATGTCATTCTTCCTCAGCTTTTGGAACTTGTTCTCCGGTTTCCTTATCCCTAGAACG CAAATTCCGATATGGTGGAGATGGTATTACTGGGGCTCTCCAGTAGCATGGACAATATATGGTCTTGTAACATCTCAGGTAGGCGATAAGGACGATAACATTGAGGTACCAGGCGTTGGCGAAATACCACTAAAGCtgtttttaaaagaatatttggGATTTGAGTATGAATTCTTGGGAGTTGTTGCTGTTGCTCATGTTGCTTGGGTTGTTCTGTTCTGCTTTGTTTTTGCCTATGGCATCAAGTTCTTGAATTTCCAAAGGAGATAA
- the LOC125866767 gene encoding pleiotropic drug resistance protein 2-like encodes MSATISKDELNKSLSRGSMSRSRRMSFGSTSVRSWTSASVTEVLTAPGGDVFQRNGRENDDEDELKWAAIERLPTYDRLRKGILKQTLDDGKIVHQEVDVTNLGFQDKKQLMESILRIVEEDNERFLLRLRDRTDRVGIDIPKIEVRYEHLSIEGDTYDGSRALPTLWNATINFVEGALEKVKLVPSKKRTVKILRDVSGIVKPSRMILLLGPPGGGKTTLLKSLAGVPDKDLRVAGKISYCGHELSDFIPQRTCAYISQHDLHHGEMTVRETLDFAGRSLGVGTRYDLLTELSRREKELGIKPDPEIDAFMKAIAVAGQESSLVTDYVLKLLGLDICADIMVGDQMRRGISGGQKKRLTTGEMLVGPAKVFFMDEISTGLDSSTTFQIVKYMRQMVHIMDVTMIISLLQPAPETFELFDDIILLSEGRIVYQGPRENVLEFFESVGFKCPERKGIADFLQEVTSLKDQEQYWFRENQPYRFITVAEFAERFSNFRVGRELLDELEVAYDKSKAHPAALVTEKYGISNMELFKACLSREWLLIKRNSFLYMFKTFQITVMSIITFTVFFRTEMKVGQIADGGKFYGALFFSLINVMFNGASELALIIFRLPVFFKQRDSLFYPAWAFALPIWLLRIPLSFMESLIWVVLTYYTIGFAPAASRFFRQFLVFFALHQMALSLFRFIAAIGRTLVVASTIGTFSLLIVFVLGGFIVAKDDLEPWIKWGYYASPMSYAQNAIAINEFLDTRWSTHNNDTSFSEETVGKVLLKSRSMYSDDYMFWICIIALFAFSFLFNLCFILALTYLNPFADSTSVSMDDDKSKKNEQRNHNPKESTEKSSASNTTTFEGIDMAVRNNSSIDKRASQKRGMVLPFQPLSLAFNHVNYYVDMPEEMKSQGIEETRLQLLRDVSGTFRPGVLTALVGVSGAGKTTLMDVLAGRKTGGYTDGSIIISGYPKNQSTFARISGYCEQNDIHSPHVTVYESLIYSAWLRLSPDVEKETRKNFVEEVMELVELNPLRNCLVGLPGVDGLSTEQRKRLTIAVELVANPSIIFMDEPTSGLDARAAAIVMRTVRNTVDTGRTVVCTIHQPSIDIFEAFDELLLMKRGGQVIYAGPLGHHSRLLIEYFQSVPGVPTVKEGYNPATWMLDITTPAVEGQLNVDFGDIYTNSDLYRRNQGLIKQLSVPVPGSQDLRFPTKYSQPFVDQCKACFWKQHLSYWRHPQYNAVRFFMTAIIGIIFGIIFWDKGNKMYKLQDLLNLLGAMYAAVMFLGGTNTSTVQSVVAVERTVFYRERGAGMYSALPYAFAQVAIETIYIAIQTVIYSLLLYSMIGFHWTAAKFVWFYFFIFMCFVYFTMYGMMLVALTPSYPIAAIVMTFFLSFWNLFSGFLIPRLQIPIWWRWYYWGSPVAWTIYGLVTSLLGDKNDNVEVPGVGEIPLKLFLKDYLGFEYDFLGVVAVAHVAWAVLFSFVFAYGIKFLNFQRR; translated from the exons ATGTCAGCAACTATAAGCAAAGATGAATTGAACAAGTCTCTAAGCCGAGGATCGATGAGTAGGAGCAGGAGAATGAGTTTTGGATCAACAAGTGTAAGAAGCTGGACTTCAGCAAGTGTTACAGAAGTTTTAACTGCACCAGGAGGTGATGTTTTCCAGCGAAATGGGAGGGAAAATGACGATGAAGACGAGCTAAAATGGGCTGCAATCGAGAGACTTCCAACATATGATAGGCTGAGGAAAGGGATTTTGAAACAAACATTGGATGATGGAAAGATTGTTCATCAAGAAGTCGATGTAACGAATCTTGGATTTCAAGATAAAAAGCAGTTGATGGAAAGTATACTTAGGATTGTGGAAGAAGATAATGAGAGGTTTCTTCTTAGGCTAAGAGATAGGACGGATAG GGTTGGGATTGATATTCCAAAAATTGAAGTTCGTTACGAGCATCTTTCCATCGAAGGAGATACATATGATGGATCTAGAGCATTACCTACTCTGTGGAATGCTACCATCAACTTTGTAGAG GGGGCTCTTGAAAAAGTCAAGCTTGTCCCTTCGAAGAAAAGGACCGTCAAGATACTACGTGATGTAAGTGGAATTGTAAAACCATCAAG GATGATACTACTTCTTGGGCCTCCGGGAGGTGGGAAAACTACATTGCTAAAATCACTTGCTGGAGTGCCAGACAAGGATCTGAGA GTCGCCGGAAAAATCAGTTATTGTGGTCATGAGCTCTCAGATTTTATTCCTCAAAGGACTTGTGCTTATATCAGTCAGCATGACCTTCATCATGGAGAGATGACAGTCAGAGAGACGTTGGATTTTGCCGGACGTAGTTTAGGAGTTGGAACAAGATATGATCTCCTCACAGAACTGTCAAGGCGCGAAAAGGAATTGGGAATCAAACCAGATCCCGAGATAGATGCATTTATGAAAGCTATAGCAGTTGCAGGCCAAGAATCAAGTCTAGTCACGGACTATGTTCTTAAG CTTCTTGGGCTGGATATATGTGCTGATATAATGGTAGGTGATCAGATGAGAAGAGGTATATCAGGTGGACAGAAGAAGCGGCTGACGACAG GAGAAATGTTGGTTGGTCCTGCTAAAGTTTTCTTTATGGATGAAATCTCAACGGGCCTCGACAGTTCTACAACATTTCAAATTGTCAAATACATGAGACAGATGGTCCATATAATGGATGTAACTATGATAATATCCCTTCTTCAACCTGCACCTGAAACTTTTGAACTTTTCGATGACATTATTTTGCTCTCGGAGGGACGCATAGTCTACCAAGGTCCACGTGAGAACGTGCTTGAGTTTTTCGAGAGTGTTGGATTTAAATGTCCAGAAAGGAAAGGAATTGCTGACTTTCTCCAAGAGGTTACTTCTCTAAAGGATCAAGAACAATATTGGTTCAGGGAAAACCAACCTTACAGATTCATTACAGTGGCTGAATTCGCAGAACGTTTTAGCAATTTTCGTGTTGGACGTGAACTTCTTGATGAACTAGAAGTTGCTTATGACAAAAGCAAAGCCCATCCTGCTGCACTTGTCACAGAAAAATATGGTATCTCCAACATGGAACTCTTCAAGGCATGTTTATCAAGGGAATGGCTATTAATAAAGCGAAATTCGTTCTTATACATGTTCAAGACATTCCAGATTACTGTCATGTCAATAATAACCTTTACGGTATTCTTTAGGACAGAAATGAAAGTTGGACAGATTGCAGACGGAGGCAAATTTTATGGGGCATTGTTTTTCAGCCTAATCAATGTGATGTTTAACGGTGCATCAGAGCTTGCACTGATCATTTTCAGACTTCCCGTGTTCTTTAAACAAAGAGATTCTCTATTTTATCCTGCCTGGGCTTTTGCTCTCCCCATTTGGCTTTTAAGAATCCCCCTCTCCTTCATGGAATCATTGATATGGGTTGTCCTTACTTATTATACCATCGGTTTTGCTCCTGCTGCAAGTAG GTTTTTCCGTCAATTCTTGGTATTTTTCGCTCTGCACCAGATGGCGTTGTCTCTCTTCCGCTTTATTGCTGCAATTGGAAGGACTCTAGTAGTTGCAAGCACTATTGGCACTTTCAGTCTACTAATAGTCTTTGTGCTTGGTGGTTTCATTGTCGCAAAAG ATGACCTCGAACCATGGATAAAATGGGGCTACTATGCATCTCCAATGTCATATGCACAGAATGCAATAGCGATCAATGAGTTTCTGGACACAAGATGGAGTACT caTAACAATGACACTAGTTTCTCTGAGGAAACGGTGGGAAAGGTTCTTCTTAAGTCAAGGAGCATGTATTCAGATGATTATATGTTCTGGATCTGTATCATTGCCCTATTTGCCTTCTCATTTCTCTTCAACTTATGCTTCATCTTGGCGCTGACTTACTTAAACC CATTTGCTGATTCTACATCTGTTAGTATGGATGACGACAAAAGTAAGAAAAATGAGCAAAGAAACCATAACCCCAAAGAATCAACAGAGAAGAGTTCAGCATCTAACACCACAACGTTTGAAG GTATAGATATGGCTGTGAGGAACAACTCGAGTATTGACAAAAGAGCATCCCAAAAAAGAGGAATGGTGCTTCCTTTCCAGCCATTGTCACTTGCATTTAACCATGTCAATTACTATGTCGATATGCCAGAA GAAATGAAATCCCAAGGAATTGAAGAGACTCGTCTCCAATTGTTACGAGATGTTAGTGGCACTTTCAGACCTGGAGTCCTTACAGCCTTAGTTGGTGTAAGTGGAGCTGGGAAGACTACTTTGATGGATGTCTTAGCAGGAAGAAAAACTGGTGGCTACACCGACGGAAGTATCATCATTTCTGGTTATCCGAAAAACCAATCAACTTTTGCTCGGATAAGTGGTTATTGTGAACAGAATGACATTCATTCTCCACATGTTACTGTTTATGAGTCATTGATATATTCAGCTTGGTTGCGTCTCTCCCCGGATGTCGAAAAGGAAACTAGGAAG AATTTCGTCGAGGAAGTAATGGAACTAGTCGAGTTGAATCCTCTCCGGAATTGTCTAGTTGGACTGCCGGGGGTAGATGGTCTCTCAACTGAACAAAGAAAAAGACTGACCATAGCTGTTGAACTAGTAGCAAATCCATCTATTATTTTCATGGATGAACCAACATCAGGACTTGATGCTAGAGCAGCGGCAATTGTGATGCGAACTGTGAGAAATACAGTAGATACAGGTCGAACTGTCGTGTGCACTATCCACCAGCCAAGCATAGATATCTTTGAAGCTTTTGATGAG CTGTTGTTAATGAAAAGAGGAGGACAAGTCATTTATGCAGGGCCTCTCGGACATCATTCTCGCCTATTGATTGAGTATTTTCAA TCTGTTCCAGGAGTTCCGACAGTAAAAGAGGGATATAATCCAGCTACTTGGATGTTGGATATCACAACTCCAGCAGTTGAGGGTCAACTAAATGTGGACTTTGGAGACATTTACACGAACTCGGATCTATATAG GAGGAATCAAGGACTAATCAAACAACTAAGTGTTCCAGTACCAGGGTCCCAAGACCTTCGTTTTCCTACGAAATATTCACAACCGTTTGTTGATCAGTGCAAGGCTTGCTTTTGGAAACAACACTTATCCTATTGGAGGCATCCGCAATATAATGCCGTAAGGTTTTTCATGACAGCAATTATAGGGATCATATTTGGAATTATCTTCTGGGATAAAGGGAACAAAAT GTACAAACTGCAAGACCTATTGAATCTACTTGGAGCTATGTATGCTGCCGTTATGTTCCTTGGCGGAACAAACACTTCAACTGTGCAGTCAGTTGTGGCGGTAGAAAGAACAGTCTTTTATCGAGAAAGAGGAGCAGGGATGTATTCTGCGCTGCCTTATGCATTCGCTCAG GTGGCCATAGAAACTATCTACATCGCGATCCAGACTGTTATTTACAGCCTCCTTCTGTACTCAATGATCGGTTTTCACTGGACAGCTGCTAAATTCGTTTGgttctatttcttcattttcatgtGCTTCGTTTACTTCACAATGTACGGAATGATGCTTGTAGCACTCACTCCAAGCTACCCGATTGCTGCCATCGTCATGACATTCTTCCTCAGCTTTTGGAACTTGTTCTCTGGTTTTCTTATCCCTAGACTG CAAATTCCGATATGGTGGAGGTGGTATTACTGGGGTTCTCCAGTAGCATGGACGATATACGGTCTTGTAACATCTCTTTTAGGTGACAAGAATGATAACGTTGAGGTACCAGGCGTTGGCGAAATACCATTAAAgctatttttaaaagattatttgGGATTTGAGTATGACTTCTTGGGAGTTGTTGCTGTTGCTCATGTTGCTTGGGCTGTTCTGTTCTCCTTTGTTTTTGCTTATGGCATAAAGTTCTTGAATTTCCAAAGGAGATAA